DNA from Leptospira neocaledonica:
GGCGGCAATATCGCGATCTCTTTTCCTTTTTTATTATGTAAGTTTTGGATTTTACCTTAGAACCGAATCACGATCTACTTAAGGTTAGATCGCTTTTCACCCTTTTCTTGTTTTATATCGTATACTGATAGATTAGCTTCCATGTTAAAGATCTTATCTTAGACTCTTTTGACTTTCATATTGGATGGTACGAAAAGGGTTCGTACCTTATATTGTAGGCGCAGATTAGTCACTAATTGACTTTTATTCTATTTGAGGATTTTATAGAGTAGGGTTTTGGTGCATCGTGTTAGGAGCGATACTGCGCCTAACTATCGGCTTATCGCTGCGCTTCGAGATTGCTTGCGCAACTCTCGCTTGGGCTGCTCCACATTGGCTCAGTCACTCGAATTGCAGAGCAATTCTCGTGCCTGTCTTCGCAACTGCTCAGCTCGCCAACGTCGATAACCCTTGGTCGTTAGTCGCAATGTGCTAAAAATAGGCATGTATAAATATTATAATCCAAAATCATATAATCTTGAAGCATTGTCTGAGGGATATTTTTATTTAAGTGCTCCAGAAGACTTCAATGATCCATTTGATAGTAGAACATTAATATATTATCAAGGGACTATTGATGAATGGACAAAGCTTTTTATGACTAAAGGCTTGTCCAAAGCTGACGCTTCAATGAGAGCAAGATCGATAGGTAATAGAATAATATATCCCGATCCTGAAAAGAAACGCGAATTTGAAAGATTGAATCATGCGATTGTTTGCTTTGCTTCTTCTGAATTGAATCCGTTGATGTGGAGTCATTACGCAGATAGTCACAAAGGCTTTTGTATTAAATTTAGAACATTTGAAGGAATTCAACATGAAGGACTGGAGACGAGAAGAATTAATATTATCAAAGATCAATTATTGTTTAAAGAAGAATACAAAGATCTTTTTCTGATAATGAAAGTTAAATAT
Protein-coding regions in this window:
- a CDS encoding DUF2971 domain-containing protein, whose protein sequence is MYKYYNPKSYNLEALSEGYFYLSAPEDFNDPFDSRTLIYYQGTIDEWTKLFMTKGLSKADASMRARSIGNRIIYPDPEKKREFERLNHAIVCFASSELNPLMWSHYADSHKGFCIKFRTFEGIQHEGLETRRINIIKDQLLFKEEYKDLFLIMKVKYSHQMPEEFNGFSDDLTGLNAFFITKSKEWEYEQEFRAIFKIDNIKNESRKIFYEKDSVESIYLGNKISLQDREKITRILKDHYIDKGFRPSVYQCELSKKSYSLEIRPT